Proteins from one Gimesia maris genomic window:
- a CDS encoding HEAT repeat domain-containing protein, translated as MFPEHFLPSSRLALSVPLLFTLILSQQTSGHCDLIKLKAGGEIRGKLQKLPSESGEARIIETLTGGKITVDAQQIEFITNRPLSVEEYESRSKSIADTVDAHLELANWCSENHLISQRHAELEKVLLLEPDHSKARAALGYTNRDGEWMTRDELMRKNGYIKYKGRYVSTAELELLEKNEADLAEERKWFKKVKLWLSLMNSNNAQLQQEGLKNIQSINDPFAVSALARLMGKHENYLIRSLLVTTLSQITGDKPLRPLAELALSDPVQAIRESALQALSRRDVSQAIVYFIEALKNSSNLIVQRAGKGLEVIGDKSVVPELISALVTTHTYRVRVPDTTTTYSFGTNGTFGNTGVVLPPDIEAGLLAGRYPNGVIVLPSQQPKIPMRTISVKHNHQNEAVLSALQEITQQNFGYNQRLWQLWWSSTQNKAGIIPVVQ; from the coding sequence ATGTTTCCAGAGCATTTTCTTCCGTCTTCAAGACTCGCTCTTTCTGTCCCCCTGCTATTTACATTAATCCTGAGTCAGCAGACGTCAGGACATTGTGATCTGATCAAGCTTAAAGCAGGCGGCGAGATTAGAGGTAAACTGCAGAAGCTGCCATCCGAATCAGGAGAGGCTCGTATTATAGAAACACTGACTGGTGGCAAAATCACTGTTGACGCTCAACAGATTGAGTTCATTACGAATCGTCCTTTATCTGTCGAAGAATATGAATCTCGCTCCAAGTCAATCGCTGATACGGTCGATGCGCATCTGGAACTGGCAAACTGGTGTTCTGAAAATCACCTGATTTCTCAAAGACATGCCGAACTGGAAAAAGTATTATTACTGGAACCGGATCATTCAAAAGCCCGTGCAGCACTGGGGTATACGAATCGAGACGGGGAATGGATGACCCGTGATGAATTGATGAGAAAAAATGGTTACATCAAATATAAAGGACGCTATGTCTCGACCGCGGAGTTGGAATTACTGGAAAAAAATGAAGCAGACCTCGCTGAAGAACGAAAGTGGTTTAAAAAAGTCAAGCTCTGGCTGTCATTGATGAATAGTAATAATGCCCAGCTTCAACAAGAGGGCTTGAAAAATATTCAGTCAATAAACGACCCGTTTGCAGTGTCCGCCCTGGCTCGTCTGATGGGTAAGCACGAAAACTATCTGATACGATCACTTCTCGTCACCACACTGTCACAGATTACTGGCGACAAGCCTCTCAGACCACTGGCGGAACTCGCTTTATCGGACCCTGTTCAAGCGATTCGAGAGTCTGCCCTGCAGGCACTCTCCCGACGCGATGTCTCACAAGCAATCGTTTACTTTATCGAAGCATTGAAAAATAGTTCAAACCTGATTGTCCAGAGGGCTGGAAAGGGGCTGGAGGTCATTGGAGATAAATCTGTCGTACCGGAACTGATCTCTGCTCTGGTGACAACGCATACCTATCGAGTCAGGGTACCTGACACTACAACAACATACAGTTTCGGCACCAACGGAACGTTTGGAAATACAGGCGTGGTCCTGCCTCCGGATATTGAAGCGGGACTGCTGGCAGGTCGGTATCCCAATGGAGTGATTGTATTGCCTTCACAACAACCCAAGATTCCCATGCGTACGATCTCAGTCAAACATAATCATCAAAATGAAGCTGTGCTGTCTGCCCTGCAGGAGATCACACAGCAGAATTTTGGGTACAATCAAAGACTCTGGCAACTCTGGTGGTCTTCGACTCAAAACAAGGCAGGAATTATACCTGTCGTTCAATAA
- a CDS encoding sulfotransferase family protein, translating into MSNVIAEAVKLLQANQAIKAEALMRPYYPANVNNSQFLHLYALANSHSGEHSLGIDLLNKAISLKPDIAEYHHNIAAIYRLVGEFNLSEEHYLTALKLKPDYAEAYFNYSATRKFEADDPILAELEQQTARADLTDEDRCFLGFAAGKIFNDVKEYDKAFSFYQMGNRFKGASFDIDRFRKDIDRIISVFTFERIRKMATLGHQSKVPVFIVGMPRTGTTLVEQILSSHPEIHGAGELPDISSITGTMPQHASPQTKYPECIACLPDKAFAGFADAYLRRLRTFDQSAARIIDKMPGNFMHLGLLAIMFPQAKVIHCRRHPLDTCLSCYFQRFRRGHEYSFNLSHLGLYFREYERLIQHWLEVLPTTPFELNYSGLVNEQEDVSRKLVSWTGMPWHDVCLSFHDNSRPVTTASNWQVRRPMNKSGLDRWKNYDQHLAPLREALAGTAQSLN; encoded by the coding sequence ATGAGTAATGTCATAGCCGAAGCTGTTAAACTATTGCAGGCCAATCAGGCGATAAAGGCAGAAGCCCTGATGAGACCTTACTATCCGGCAAACGTCAATAATTCTCAGTTTCTCCATCTTTATGCTCTGGCGAATTCTCACTCTGGCGAACATTCGCTGGGAATCGATCTCCTGAATAAAGCGATTTCCCTCAAGCCGGATATCGCAGAGTATCATCATAATATTGCCGCAATATATCGACTGGTGGGAGAGTTCAATCTTTCGGAAGAACATTATTTGACCGCTCTGAAATTAAAGCCTGATTATGCAGAAGCGTATTTTAATTATTCAGCGACCAGGAAATTTGAAGCAGATGATCCGATTCTAGCAGAGCTTGAGCAACAGACGGCCAGAGCAGATTTGACTGATGAGGATCGCTGTTTCCTGGGATTTGCTGCCGGCAAAATCTTTAATGATGTGAAAGAATACGATAAAGCATTCTCATTCTATCAGATGGGAAATCGGTTCAAAGGTGCTTCATTTGATATTGATCGCTTCAGAAAAGATATTGACCGGATTATCTCTGTTTTTACATTCGAACGCATCAGGAAAATGGCTACTCTGGGACATCAGAGCAAGGTCCCTGTTTTTATAGTCGGTATGCCTCGAACAGGAACCACTCTGGTTGAACAGATACTGTCTAGCCATCCTGAAATCCACGGGGCTGGTGAGCTTCCAGATATTTCCAGTATTACGGGGACAATGCCCCAGCATGCATCACCTCAGACGAAATACCCGGAGTGTATAGCCTGTCTACCTGACAAAGCCTTTGCAGGTTTTGCTGATGCATATCTGCGGCGACTGCGAACCTTCGATCAGTCGGCTGCCCGGATTATTGACAAAATGCCGGGAAATTTTATGCACCTTGGTCTGCTGGCAATCATGTTTCCGCAGGCGAAAGTCATTCACTGTCGCAGGCATCCGCTTGATACCTGTCTCTCCTGTTATTTTCAGCGATTTCGTCGAGGTCACGAGTATTCGTTTAATTTGTCTCACCTGGGACTCTATTTTCGGGAGTATGAAAGGCTCATACAACACTGGCTGGAAGTACTGCCTACAACTCCTTTTGAGCTCAATTACTCTGGTCTGGTGAATGAACAGGAAGATGTCTCACGGAAACTGGTCAGTTGGACGGGTATGCCCTGGCACGATGTCTGTCTGTCGTTTCATGACAATTCCCGACCTGTTACAACAGCGAGTAACTGGCAGGTGCGTAGACCGATGAATAAATCTGGCCTGGATCGCTGGAAAAATTATGATCAGCATCTTGCCCCGCTACGCGAAGCTTTAGCAGGTACGGCCCAAAGTCTGAATTGA
- a CDS encoding biotin/lipoyl-binding protein, whose product MSTLSESMTSSTERPIPLSVRDDLISKWIHYKGLGYWVIKDPVSLKYTRLHPEQYYILNLLNGARCPEEIKDEVHRQYPTLLLSISEIQQLISDLYRKGLLTSGRPGQGVTLIKQRREEHKKKLTTTFKNILYLRLPGWDPETSLQRLYPYVKWMWQPWATLMFALLIISSWILIGVQFEVFRSRLPEFQQFFGWPNLIYMWFVLGAAKVIHEFGHGLSCKHYGGECHGMGIMFLVFSPCLYCDVSDSWMLRNKWQRIIIGGAGMYIEVIMSAIAVWIWWFTKPGLLNHLALNLFFVSTVTTVIFNANPLMRFDGYYMMSDLLEIPNLRQKADKHLRDTFAWYCLGIESQRDPFMPETGKFWFIFYALSAAIYRWFIMFGITLFLYTVLKPYDLQSIGITLAVVSIASFLGGIVFNIYKIIAAPRTEPMNYFKVSATLTVAAAVILGILLIPVPMHFEAPFIVEGYDVRHVHTSGSGRLENVYVEPGQHVVKGQKLANIVNIEKQDELRQLSTDRDIQMDEIAKYRALDDLAGLRVSEEKLSNIQERIAELKEQIKNLEVIAPVSGVVVAPASQPEPKLSDSKKQLSRWFGTPLDAKNENCYLEERTHMLSIAPESRYQAVLFIDQEYRNDFSEGQMVELKLEHLPDKIYESKIERVAHGHLDFVPPTLSNKMGGELPTVTDKDGREKLTSTAYQAIVPLDEDVILFRANMRGKARFLVSKLTTGQWLWRYFRKTFHFRL is encoded by the coding sequence ATGAGCACTTTAAGTGAATCCATGACATCTTCAACGGAACGACCCATTCCGTTGAGCGTGCGCGATGATTTAATCAGCAAGTGGATTCATTACAAAGGACTCGGGTACTGGGTCATTAAAGACCCTGTTTCTCTGAAATATACTCGACTCCATCCCGAACAGTATTACATTCTTAATCTGTTAAACGGGGCACGTTGTCCAGAAGAAATTAAGGATGAGGTACATCGACAATATCCCACGCTGCTGCTTTCAATCTCCGAAATTCAGCAATTGATCTCCGATCTGTACCGAAAAGGTCTATTGACCAGTGGACGACCCGGACAGGGGGTGACGCTGATCAAGCAGCGGCGAGAAGAGCATAAGAAGAAATTAACGACGACCTTCAAAAACATCCTCTATCTCAGGCTCCCGGGTTGGGATCCGGAAACCTCACTACAAAGGCTTTATCCCTATGTAAAATGGATGTGGCAGCCTTGGGCAACACTCATGTTCGCTTTGCTGATTATCTCTTCCTGGATATTGATCGGGGTTCAGTTTGAGGTCTTTCGCAGTCGACTACCAGAATTTCAGCAGTTCTTTGGCTGGCCGAACCTGATCTATATGTGGTTTGTGCTGGGTGCCGCTAAAGTTATCCACGAATTTGGCCATGGCCTGTCGTGTAAACATTATGGTGGCGAATGTCACGGCATGGGGATCATGTTTCTGGTGTTCAGTCCCTGTCTTTACTGTGACGTTTCTGACTCCTGGATGCTGAGAAATAAATGGCAGCGGATTATCATCGGCGGGGCCGGGATGTATATCGAGGTGATCATGTCAGCCATCGCAGTCTGGATCTGGTGGTTTACCAAACCTGGCCTGCTGAACCATCTGGCATTGAACCTGTTCTTCGTATCGACTGTGACGACAGTGATCTTCAATGCCAACCCGTTGATGCGATTCGACGGTTACTACATGATGAGCGATTTACTCGAAATACCTAATCTCAGGCAGAAAGCTGATAAACATCTGCGTGATACTTTTGCCTGGTATTGCCTGGGGATTGAATCTCAACGAGATCCCTTCATGCCGGAAACAGGAAAATTCTGGTTTATCTTCTACGCTCTTTCCGCAGCGATTTATCGCTGGTTTATTATGTTTGGGATCACACTGTTCCTGTATACCGTTTTGAAACCCTATGATTTGCAGAGTATCGGAATCACATTGGCCGTGGTATCCATCGCCTCTTTTTTAGGCGGAATCGTCTTTAACATTTACAAAATTATTGCTGCTCCGAGGACCGAACCCATGAATTACTTCAAAGTCTCAGCGACGCTGACAGTTGCCGCCGCCGTGATTCTTGGAATTCTTCTGATCCCCGTTCCCATGCATTTTGAAGCACCTTTCATTGTGGAAGGTTATGACGTAAGGCATGTTCATACCAGCGGCAGCGGTCGCCTGGAAAATGTCTACGTCGAACCGGGACAGCACGTTGTTAAAGGCCAGAAACTTGCGAACATTGTAAACATTGAAAAGCAGGATGAACTGCGCCAGTTAAGCACGGATCGTGATATCCAGATGGATGAGATAGCCAAATATCGTGCTCTGGATGATCTGGCAGGTCTCAGAGTATCAGAAGAGAAACTGTCGAATATTCAGGAACGTATTGCTGAACTGAAGGAACAAATCAAAAACCTGGAAGTGATCGCTCCAGTCAGTGGGGTTGTTGTAGCGCCCGCGAGTCAACCTGAACCAAAGTTGTCGGATTCCAAAAAGCAGCTTTCGCGCTGGTTTGGGACACCTCTTGATGCAAAAAATGAGAATTGCTATCTGGAAGAGCGAACTCACATGTTGAGTATTGCCCCTGAATCCCGTTATCAGGCAGTGCTGTTTATCGATCAGGAATATCGAAACGACTTCAGTGAGGGACAGATGGTTGAACTGAAGCTGGAGCACCTTCCCGACAAGATCTACGAATCCAAAATAGAACGTGTCGCACACGGGCATCTGGATTTTGTTCCTCCCACTCTCTCGAATAAAATGGGGGGAGAGCTACCTACTGTGACCGACAAGGATGGCCGAGAAAAACTGACCAGTACAGCGTATCAGGCAATCGTGCCGTTAGATGAAGACGTGATTCTGTTCCGGGCAAATATGCGGGGGAAGGCCCGGTTTCTGGTGAGTAAGTTAACGACAGGGCAATGGCTCTGGCGTTACTTCCGAAAAACGTTTCATTTTCGACTCTGA
- a CDS encoding efflux RND transporter periplasmic adaptor subunit, with protein sequence MNLTLKKTLTYSMLMTLGACLILSDHRLSADEKPEHKASNANPESSITVNNCRIKLIDRVILGSDRPGVLEFVEPNEGELVKKGQVIAALKSDALQAAKATAKKKATNDIEIRYSQKARDTAYVELEMNLDINKRVRNTISKLDIKRLTLNAEKSDLQIEQAQLEFEMNKLQLNEIDAQIEETKIIAPFDGIVTKKFRSTGEVVRHGDEVLELVSTKRVKVESYVNIEDTWMFQVGTPVQVQLDIPGVRLPIEEKTYTGKIIFIDVEVEPIHGKSIRVWAEVENRDNDLKAGYMATMKILTDKSDSKVAQKTEVK encoded by the coding sequence ATGAATTTAACTTTGAAGAAAACGTTAACTTACTCGATGCTGATGACATTGGGTGCCTGTCTGATTCTGAGCGACCATCGCCTCTCTGCAGACGAAAAACCGGAACACAAAGCTTCAAATGCTAATCCGGAATCATCAATCACTGTCAATAATTGCCGAATTAAATTAATTGATCGTGTGATTCTGGGAAGCGATCGACCGGGGGTACTGGAATTCGTCGAACCCAATGAAGGTGAACTGGTCAAAAAAGGGCAGGTAATTGCCGCTTTAAAAAGTGATGCATTGCAGGCAGCAAAAGCAACCGCAAAGAAAAAAGCGACAAATGACATTGAAATACGCTACTCCCAAAAAGCCCGAGACACAGCCTATGTCGAACTCGAAATGAATCTGGATATTAATAAGCGGGTTCGCAATACCATCTCAAAACTGGATATCAAACGTCTGACATTGAATGCTGAGAAGAGTGATCTGCAGATCGAGCAGGCGCAACTGGAATTTGAAATGAACAAATTACAGCTGAATGAAATCGATGCCCAGATTGAAGAGACAAAAATAATTGCGCCCTTTGATGGCATTGTCACCAAAAAATTTCGCTCGACTGGTGAAGTGGTACGGCACGGAGACGAAGTTCTGGAACTGGTCAGTACAAAACGAGTCAAAGTCGAATCTTATGTGAATATTGAAGATACCTGGATGTTTCAGGTCGGTACTCCAGTACAGGTCCAGTTAGACATCCCCGGCGTCCGATTGCCAATTGAAGAGAAGACATATACAGGCAAGATCATCTTTATTGATGTGGAAGTAGAACCGATTCACGGGAAATCAATTCGGGTCTGGGCTGAAGTCGAAAATAGGGATAATGATCTGAAAGCAGGGTATATGGCAACCATGAAGATTTTGACTGATAAGTCTGACAGCAAAGTCGCGCAGAAAACCGAAGTCAAGTAG
- a CDS encoding HlyD family efflux transporter periplasmic adaptor subunit, with protein sequence MTSTQSPTPGQTRERVIRIAREIEEFAHSNVAAETFFREFLRRVVAGLGATAGAAWLIDESGRLAVKSELNLADTGFYEEPEAILKNQRLLSDVLSTAEARIFAADAENDVHLPTDNLIVVAALTIRKKPVGVIEIFQRSNAPKQAHPGYLQFVEQMSGYASHYLAEREKASQTDASLEVWEEVDQFVQQIHRSLDLTEVGATVVNDGRQLLNADRVSLAMQYGKKTVIEAINGQDKVNKRANTVRLLSKLANKALAMRETFIYSGSNDAIPPQIEEPLADYLQESGARMILIVPLFEPDQVIKSDEEALGRMKDTPKKLIGGLIVEQITDSQPRPHLESRAELLSGHIASGIANSRNYESIFLMPLWRFIGRCFAALRGKTLVKTLVVIALIVAAGVALALVPYDYRVSCDGRLMPMVQREVFTNWEGEVVAIHVQSGQRVKKGELLVEIRNEDLKAQLLETENKLNELRLMRLTLNAQLQSGNNNKRPVDEITKLRGQLNETETQISGVLKQLEILRDRLDKLNVKAPIDGVVTTFQIEQLLINRPVQRGELLLEIMDPNGPWQLELDVEEKRMGHILRATERKGDIGLPVEFILATSNELSYEGEVTEFSTRTNSSEENGSIVETYATFDKEKLPLLRIGAEVSAKIDCGERSLFYVLFGDVVETCRRYFWF encoded by the coding sequence ATGACAAGCACTCAATCACCGACACCGGGTCAGACCCGTGAACGTGTCATTCGCATCGCACGAGAGATCGAAGAGTTCGCTCATTCCAATGTCGCCGCGGAGACTTTTTTTCGCGAATTCCTCAGACGTGTTGTTGCAGGCCTGGGAGCAACTGCAGGAGCCGCCTGGCTGATTGATGAGAGCGGTCGACTGGCTGTAAAAAGTGAATTGAATCTGGCTGACACCGGATTCTATGAAGAACCTGAAGCCATTCTCAAGAACCAGCGACTGTTATCTGATGTCTTATCAACAGCGGAAGCGCGCATCTTTGCAGCGGATGCGGAAAACGACGTTCACCTGCCCACAGACAATCTGATAGTAGTCGCGGCGCTCACCATCCGAAAAAAACCTGTCGGTGTTATTGAAATCTTTCAGCGATCCAACGCTCCCAAACAGGCCCACCCTGGCTATCTGCAGTTTGTTGAGCAAATGTCTGGTTACGCTTCTCATTATCTGGCAGAACGGGAAAAAGCCAGTCAGACAGATGCATCACTGGAAGTCTGGGAAGAAGTCGACCAGTTTGTGCAACAGATACATCGCAGCCTGGACCTGACGGAAGTTGGCGCGACAGTTGTTAATGATGGTCGGCAACTGTTAAATGCAGATCGAGTCAGCCTGGCGATGCAATACGGAAAAAAAACCGTTATTGAAGCCATTAATGGTCAGGATAAAGTCAACAAACGTGCCAACACCGTTCGCCTGCTTTCTAAACTGGCAAACAAAGCATTGGCCATGCGGGAAACATTTATATATTCCGGATCGAATGATGCGATTCCACCCCAGATAGAAGAACCACTGGCTGACTATCTGCAGGAAAGTGGAGCGCGTATGATTCTGATTGTGCCGCTCTTCGAACCAGACCAAGTCATTAAATCAGATGAAGAAGCACTCGGTCGTATGAAAGATACACCGAAGAAGCTGATTGGTGGTTTAATCGTGGAACAGATAACTGACAGCCAGCCCCGCCCCCACCTGGAAAGTCGTGCGGAACTTCTGTCTGGTCACATCGCCAGTGGAATTGCTAACTCACGCAATTACGAAAGTATCTTCCTGATGCCTCTCTGGAGGTTTATCGGTCGCTGTTTCGCGGCATTGCGAGGCAAAACCCTGGTAAAAACACTGGTAGTGATTGCTTTAATCGTCGCTGCTGGTGTCGCATTGGCCCTGGTTCCTTATGATTATCGCGTGAGTTGCGACGGGCGGCTGATGCCTATGGTTCAACGCGAAGTATTTACTAACTGGGAAGGCGAAGTCGTCGCCATCCACGTCCAGAGTGGTCAACGGGTGAAAAAGGGAGAACTCCTGGTTGAAATTCGTAATGAAGATCTCAAAGCACAGCTACTGGAAACGGAAAACAAGCTTAATGAACTTCGGCTGATGCGTTTAACATTGAATGCACAGCTGCAGTCAGGAAATAATAACAAACGTCCTGTCGATGAAATCACGAAACTGCGTGGTCAACTAAACGAGACAGAGACTCAAATCTCCGGTGTACTGAAACAACTGGAAATTCTACGAGACCGGTTGGATAAACTGAATGTCAAAGCACCGATTGACGGTGTTGTTACCACATTCCAGATCGAACAATTGTTGATCAATCGTCCTGTGCAGCGCGGGGAACTTCTGCTGGAAATCATGGATCCTAATGGTCCCTGGCAGTTGGAACTGGATGTAGAAGAAAAGCGTATGGGACATATCCTGCGCGCCACCGAGAGAAAGGGTGACATCGGGCTGCCAGTTGAATTCATCCTGGCAACATCGAATGAACTATCTTACGAAGGTGAAGTCACGGAATTTTCCACACGTACTAACTCTTCTGAAGAAAATGGCAGTATTGTGGAAACCTATGCTACGTTTGACAAGGAAAAACTTCCCCTGCTCCGCATCGGGGCGGAAGTCAGTGCCAAGATTGATTGTGGCGAACGCAGTCTGTTCTATGTACTGTTTGGAGACGTGGTTGAAACCTGTCGTCGTTACTTCTGGTTTTAA